From a region of the Tiliqua scincoides isolate rTilSci1 chromosome 4, rTilSci1.hap2, whole genome shotgun sequence genome:
- the LOC136649217 gene encoding probable E3 ubiquitin-protein ligase makorin-1 yields MEPWLSVGGSARKAAKGPGSSRVPCRNFARGSCRWGQNCRFSHDRKSTQICRYFQNGFCGYGDRCSYQHISEAPVLNRCVSESTFRESPLSLNRRGSEPTILPDASVRSWGGARRGSEPAVSSMTQLQMNFGSMSMSFDEEDEHKEEVLAPWHPPNWALSKEFVPRQTLPGSRSNEHRPDPPCLALEGGSTKEPPSVSLVPEESTAAGGVGAAAAAVVEDCEDMVCGICMDKISEKALPEERLFGILPNCTHAYCIGCIRKWRKSRDFQNAVIKGCPECRVTSSYYIPNKYWVSDTEEKQKLIETFKARTGKIRCKFFVRSNGHCPFKSECIYRHELPGGQVPTARPRQRPDRRRQRPVVYNLSPSESSDEDEDDDDDDMYFVQWALTFALLHEDFDYSNFLLWDTSDSD; encoded by the exons AAACTTTGCCCGTGGATCCTGCAGATGGGGTCAGAACTGCAGATTCTCCCATGATAGGAAGTCGACCCAGATCTGCAGGTATTTCCAGAATGGGTTCTGTGGCTATGGTGACCGATGCAG CTACCAGCATATCTCAGAAGCACCAGTCTTGAACAGATGTGTTTCAGAGTCTACCTTCCGAGAAAGTCCATTGTCACTGAACCGTCGAGGCTCGGAGCCCACCATCTTGCCAGATGCTTCAGTAAGGAGCTGGGGAGGAGCCCGGCGTGGCTCTGAACCAGCTGTCTCGAGCATGACACAGCTGCAAATGAACTTTGGAAGCATGAGCATGTCATTTGATGAGGAAGATGAGCATAAGGAGGAAGTCCTTGCTCCTTGGCATCCACCTAACTGGGCCCTCAGCAAAGAATTTGTTCCTCGACAGACCCTTCCAG GTTCcagatccaatgaacacagaccTGATCCTCCATGCCTGGCACTAGAAGGTGGATCCACCAAGGAGCCTCCTTCTGTTTCTCTTGTTCCAGAGGAGTCAACA GCAGCTGGTGGTGTGGGAGCGGCAGCTGCTGCTGTGGTAGAAGACTGTGAGGATATGGTATGTGGCATCTGCATGGACAAAATCTCTGAGAAGGCCTTGCCTGAAGAACGTCTCTTTGGTATTCTTCCCAACTGTACCCATGCCTATTGCATTGGCTGCATCCGGAAGTGGCGAAAGAGCCGAGATTTTCAAAATGCAGTAATAAA GGGCTGCCCTGAGTGCAGAGTCACTTCAAGTTACTATATCCCCAATAAATATTGGGTCTCTGATACAGAGGAGAAACAAAAGCTGATTGAGACTTTCAAGGCACGGACTGG CAAAATCAGATGCAAATTCTTTGTCAGAAGCAATGGTCATTGCCCCTTTAAATCAGAGTGCATCTATCGTCATGAGCTTCCTGGAGGCCAGGTTCCTACTGCTAGGCCAAGGCAGAGACCAGACCGGCGAAGGCAGAGACCTGTT GTCTACAACTTATCTCCATCTGAGAGCTCGGATGAAGATGAGGATGATGACGACGATGACATGTACTTTGTCCAGTGGGCTCTTACCTTTGCGCTTTTGCATGAGGACTTTGACTATTCAAACTTTCTTCTCTGGGATACAAGTGATTCTGACTAG